The genomic stretch GACGGGCGTTTCCAGCCGCCCCGTTGACGGCGCACTTTGTTGTTGTTCTTTTGCGTCTGCTTTCACAATGTTACCAGTCTATCCATCAATTGGATAATAGCGCGTTTCCGACCGAATCCAAGTGCCATGAAATACTTAGACCGAACCCTGCACACTCCGCAAGAGAATCTCGCGGGCGACGAGGCGCTGCTCGATTGGTGCGAGGAAGGGCCGGGCGACGAAATCCTCCGCTTTTGGGAGCCTCACCAACACTTCGTCGTACTCGGTTATTCTAACAGAACTCGCGCAGAAGTGAACCTCGATTCCTGCAAAATGCTGGGCGTCCCGGTGCTGCGCCGGTGTAGCGGCGGCGGGACGGTCTTGCAGGGGCCGGGTTGCCTGAATTACGCGCTCATTCTCAAGATTCACGGCGACTCACCCCTCACGAACATCGCCGAGGCCAACGCGTTCATCATGAACCGCAACCGCAATGCGCTGAATTCCTTGCTCGATCGCAAGGTACTCATTCAGGGCCACACCGACCTGACGCTGCAAGGAGTGAAATTCTCCGGCAATTCGCAACGCCGCAAACGGCACTACCTCCTTTTCCACGGCTCCTTCCTGCTCAATCTTGATCTCGCACTGGTGGAACAGGTGCTACCGATGCCCTCCAAACAGCCGCAGTATCGCCGGAGTCGCGCACACAAAGACTTCCTCACAAACCTGAATCTACCAGCGGGCGACATTAAAGAAGCCATGAAGCACGCCTGGAATGCTGTCGACGTGCTAGAGAAGATCCCCGAGAAACACGTGGAACACCTTGTACAGGACAAATACGCCGCCGACGCGTGGAATTTGAAATTTTAACCCCCTAGTTGCGAGCAATCCCAGCACACGCTACAATCTCTCCATGAAAATTCCCGGTCTCCGCAGTCCGCATGAAAAGCTTGGTGATATCGTTTACTTTGGCCGCATGCTCGACAAAATCCGGCTCCACGCGCAGGGCAAATTGCCGGAGGATTACCACAAAGCCCTCGGCGGCGGATTCGACGGTCGTTGCTGCAGTTTTCTCGGCGTGAAATATGAGGACGTTGTCGCGCGCGTAAAGTTGGGCGGCGAAGACGTCGATACCCTCGAATGGTGTTTCACCAACGGCCGCAAGCCGTCACCGGAGGAAATCGAGATCTGGAATAGTTTCCTGCGCAAACGCGGTTGGCGCGACGATGCCAGTCAGCGCCTCGCGGAACGCAAGAAGGAATTCGGCATCTCCAACCGTGACGACATCCAAACCTTCTTCGACCTCCTTGACATCGACGAAGGCAACGAAATCCGCGCGCAGTAGTAGGGTTGCTCACTTCGCAGCGTGCGCGGTGAGGACTTACAACTAGTGCCACGCCACAACCGGGTCTCAATTCCCCTTCTTGAAATTCCAGAAGAGCAATCTGAATTCACTGAACATGAGGCCGGTCACCGAATCCTCCGGAAAGAAGTACATGCGTTGGGTGTCGACAAGAATGTGAATGATTGGCATCAGTATTAACTGGCCAAAATCACACGCTTTCGGCTGCTTGGTACTATGAATCGTGGGGTGGGAGAAATCAGACAACTTGGCGAAATTTTTTTGGATTACTCTTTCCCGTTCTAGCAATTCATCCATGGGCAGTCCTTTGAACGGGATATCTGCTTTTCTCTCGATCACTTCCTCAATCTTACTCTTCGTGAATTTATTGTAACGCGTCTTGATAAACTCTCCGGTGAACCATCGTTCTATCTCACCACCCGCCTCATCATCAATGACGAGGAAATACTCTACGAGCGAATGAATCTCCAAGATGAATCGGGCGAGTTGATGGACGCCCACGACGAATTCTTTGCAATACTGGTCAAATGCCGCATCGCCAGCGGAGATCGCGGTGCCAGCCAAAAGATATAAGGCATGTTTCCGGTTTTTCTGACTTAGTTCAATGGCCTCCTTAAATCTGCTATGTAACTCGTGCAATTCATGCAAGCAATCCCGGTAGGCTTCCAGTTCGGAATCATAATCTCTGATCGTTAGATACCTCATTCCTTCTAGCCTTCTATGATACGACCCGCTTCCTATTTCCAACTGGCAATGTCGTCGCCATCACCGTGCTCGTCGAGGCGATTAGGTCCGCACGAGTAGACGCGCACTTTCGGATCGACCGAAATCCGATACGGTTCACCCCAGGGATCGAGAAATTCCCCGGCCCCATTCATTTCAGTGGGTAGCGCCTCGACGTAGTCGAGTTTCTTGGGGTTCTGACCGTTGATTGATTCTCCCCGCAACAACCGGCAAATCTCGCCCCGCGTGCCCTTTGGGTAACTACCGTTTTCGAGGGCGAAACCATCCAGCGCCAGTGCCATGACCTGCACGTCGTGTCGGGCTTGTGAGTGTTTGCTAACGTGGGCTACGGTGAACGCTCCCACGACGGCTGCGCCAAGGATCAATACGGACAGCGCGACCCAGAAAAGCGCTGGCTTCCTCTTCAGGGTTTGTCCAGGCGGTCGCGTAGCTTGAGTGCTTCCGTTTTCCACTGCTGGCTCTCGAACTGTTGGTCCGGCCACGGTTTCGCCTCCAGGACTTTGCGTAGCGCTTCTTTCGCCTCGTCCGCACGATCATTGTCGCGCAACGCTTCGGCCAGATAAAGGTAATTCTCCGGATAGTCGGGAAACAATTCCACCGCATGCTGCAACAACCGCAACCCCTTGCGCGAACTACCGACGCTCGTGGGTGGAGGCGGCGTGCGCAAATGCAAAATGCCCAGGATGCGCGGCGGCCCGGCCAGATCATAACGCTCGTCGAGTTCGATCGCCCGTTTCAGCGCCGTTTCCATCTCCCCCACCGCACTCAGCCCATACGAACGATCCACGTCGGCCAGCAATCCGACATTCAGCGCGTACCAGTAGCATCCCTCGACGCCATCGGTCTTCAAGGCGCGCGCCTGTCGCGCGAGCACCACCCCGCGCCGGGCTGCTTCCTTTCGAAATTCCTCGCGTGTTTCGTTCTCAGCCAGGAATGCCAGCGCCTGCGCCGCCTGCCATTGCGCGTCGTAATCATCGCGTAACGTCCGGGCCGCCTGCTCGAGCAGACGGGCGGCGGTGCTGACCGATGCCAGTCCGCGCGGCTGCTGGTTGTACAACGCCAGTCCGTCCGTGTGCGCCTTCTGCGCTTCTTCCGTGGTGAGAGCCAGCGGCTGCTGGGAATCAGTAGTGTGGACGTTCCCCACAGACGAGCAACCGCACGCTGCCACAATCAGAGCTCCCAACAACAACACCGCGCGCCTACTTGCCATAAAACAGTTTCTCCGCCTTTGAAAGCTTGCCGGAGTCGATGTCGGTGAACGACTCGACACGAATGCTCTGCAAAACCTTCTGCCCTTCTTCGCCACCGTTCATGTCCTTCAACACCTGTTTCAGTTTGTCGAGGTTCACCGCTTCGCTTTTCGGACCAAACACCACCACAAGATCACGCGGCAACTCCTCCGACTGATAAACCACCTTCAGTTTCTGGCCGGAATCAGGATCATCCTTGAACAGGGCCCACGCGCCTGTTTCCAGCAACACGGCGTCCGCCGCTTTCTTGGAACTCTCCGCCAGATCGAACACCGCGCCTTCCACGTCCAGGGTCTGTTGCAGTCGAATCTCCTCGCCTAGTTTGCCTTGCAGGACCACACCGATCACGTATCGCTGCTCGCCGGCCAGGGGTGTCGTAATCGTCTTCCCCTCCAACTTCGCCAGATCCTCCGCCCCGTCCTTCTTTGTGACCAGGACGTAACGCTCCTCTTTCACACCCGCGCGCTTGGTTTCCAACAGTGGCTCCATTCCCAGCGCCTTCGCGTACGTCAGGTAAAACCCGGCCGTGACGATGCCCAGTGCCGGTTTGCTTTTCCCGCTGAACTCCGCGGCTTTCACGGGATCATTCATCACCCGCGGCTCGAACGCGTTCGTCGCCCCGGCAACTTTCTCTCCAATGTACGCTGTCAATCCGGACACCGTCGGCGCGGCAATTTCCTGCGTGGCAAACTTCTCTCCCGTCTTGAGAAACAGGAACGGCCGCGGACCTTCGGCGCGCGCGGCCACACCAATACTCATTGTCGCCATTAGCAGAAGAGCCAGTGCTTTTATGGTCGATGTCCCATCCAGTTTTTGCTGACGATCCAAAGTTTCTCTGCTGCACTCAACCGCATCCGCCCATCGAACACGGCGAAATTGCTCTCCTCTATCTTTCGCAGGATTCTGCCGTAAATCGCGATCATCACGGCCAATGTTCCCCGGCTGTCGGCATCGATCATGTTGAGCAGCGGCTGCGCCTTTTTATAGAACCCATGCGCGCGGTTGGCCTCAAACTTCATCAACTCCAAAAACTGCGGTGTGGCGAGAGCGTTCAGGATGTCGTCCTCGGAGACGCCGAACCGCCGTAAATCTTCGAGCGGCAGGTAAATCCGCCCCATGCGTGCGTCCTCTTTCACATCGCGGAGGATGTTAGTAAGCTGAAAAGCGATCCCGCACGCTTCGGCTGGCGCCAGCGCGGCCTTATCTTGGAAACCGAAGATGGGCAGCACCACCAATCCCACCGCCGACGCGACCCGATAACAATACTTATACAGATCGTCAAACGTTGCGTAGCGTGTGGTGGTCTGGTCCATCTCCGTACCGTCAAGAAGTTCATGGAAATGACTTTGAGGAATCTTGTACCTGCGCACAGTGTCCACCAGCGCCGGCAAGGTCGGGTCTGTCGTTTGCTCACCGTTGAAGGCCGCGTCCACCTGGGCGCGCCACTGCCGCAGGGCGTCCAACGCCACTGCAGGATTGGCCGTGCTATCAGCGATGTCATCGCTACGGCGCATGAACGCGTAGATCGCGCACATCGCCGCCCGTTTTTCGCGGGGCATGACCAGGAAGGAATAATAAAAATTCTTCCCCGTCTGTCGCGCGATCCGTCGGCAGCGCGCGTACGATTCCTCCAGGCTGACGCTCATCCCCGCCGATTATGCCGGGCGACAGCAACAGAGGCAAGTTTGCTCTGGCATGAAACTAAAATCGCCACGTCAGGGCCGCGTGCGTGCGGTAATTGGGAACGAGTTGGTCGCCGGTGCTCCGAATGCTCACCGGTAAATCGGCGCCCACTTGCGCGCTCAGCCGGGTGGACCAGGTGAAGTTGATTTGCGGGCCAACATAGACAATTGTCTCCGCCGTGTCATCGGTTGGCACACCTTGCACCGTGTCCTGACCTTTGGTTTCGCCGGAAACGACAAACTGCCCGGCCAGTGTGTGTTTGTGCCCAAGCACCAAATAAATACCCGGCCCACCGTTCCAACTCAGGTCGTTGGCAATTTGATAATCGAATGCGCCGGCGGAGCGGATCGTATATTGCATGTTCGCGGTCAGGAACAACCGTTTCCAGCGTGCGAACACACCCGTGCCGATAAGCCCGTCGTACGACCCCGATCCCATGGTCAGATCATGACCACCGATACCGGTCGAAAAATCGGGCTCGTTCGGGTTGAGATGTTCCGCGCTGCCGGTCGGGAACTTAATCCCGCCCAGCGCCGTCCAGTTGAACGTGAAGTCCTCTTCGATTTTTTGATAGATGAGATAATTCCCGATCAAGGACAGGTCCCCGATGCCGCTCTCGTCATGGTTGCCGCCAGCGGATGAACCATAGGCGCGATAAATCACCGGCAGATTGGCTTGCACGCCAAACCGGTCATTGATGTTGTAACCGACGAACACCTGCGAGACCAGGCTGTCAATGTATTCCCCGTCATTCCCCACAGTGTGACCGCCCGACTGCAACGTATTGTAATATGTGAATTGTCCGGCGACGCCACCGTACCATCCCCCGTCGCCTCGACCCTGCGCCTCCGTCGCGGCATACACGGCGCACAAATCGCAAGCCATCACTGGACCCGCGTATAACAGACCCAAAAGACACCACACCACAATAAACTTCTGCACAGAATCTCTCCTCGTTAATGAATTCCGTTCGGACAGGCCAAAGGTCCGTCCTGTTTCCTGCGCTCAGGCGGGAATGAGGAGTCTCGGAGGTGGGACGGGTGGTTCGGTAAGACGTGCACTGGCGCGGGTGACGGCCGGTAGCACCGGCTTCCACGCAACGCCAGGTAACAACGCGACAGGTAGCACGGGCAACACAACCTGGAACTTCACAACGATTACCATGTCGTTACTCGGTCCATTTTCGCCACACCGCGAGGCCCGTAACGAACATCCGGATTTCGTTTGAGTTCCCATCGAGCAACAGCAACATGCGCCGTGTTTCTGCATTTCGAGGGAACAGCAGCATGGAGGCGGAGCGGAGGGGCGAATGGCAGCCGCTTGTGAAATGGGAAGATCCGCCTGCACCAGCAAAAACGCCGTCAGCAGAAACAAGGCAACGACGCAATTAAACCGAGAGTATTTCACGCCCGTCAATGTGTTACTACAGAATGCGCGTGAGGTTCAATGTGAATCGTCACGTCGAGAACGCGCGGCAGTTTCGCGCGAATGGCATCCTTCACGGTGTGGGACAATTCATGCGCTACCGCCACCGTCAGCCCGCCGTCCACTTCAACGTGCATGTCGAGCCAGTAACCGTAGCCCATCTTCCGCGCAAAACATTTCTCAACTCCCCGCACGCCGTTCACGCGCAGAGCAACGGTGCGCGCCAAACCGGCAATGTCCTCCTTCGGGGCGGCGTCCATTAATTCATCAAGCGCGGGACGCAACAGCCGATATCCATTAAACGCGATAATCACTGCCGCAAAAATTGCCGCCCAATCGTCCGCCGCCCGATACGCCTCGCCACCCACCAGCGAGATGCTGATGCCAAGGGCCGCCGCCGCGGAAGTGATCGCGTCGCTGCGATGATGCCACGCATCGGCTTTCACCGCGCCGCTTCCAACCTCTTCCCCCACCCGCCCCACGAAGCGGAAGAGTCCCTCCTTGACCAGAACGACGCCGAGCAAAACGAACAGCGTGTAGGCGGCGGGTGCGCGATGCGGCGTTCGAATTTCCCCTGCGGACCGCGCGCAGATGAACAGCGCCGCACCCAGCAGCATCACTGCTACCGCCGCAGTGGCGATGGCCTCGGCTTTCCCGTGGCCGTACGGGTGATCCTTGTCGGCTGGTTTCTCGGCAATGACCACGGCGCGCCATACGATGACGGAACTGGCCGCGTCCGCCATGGATTCGATGGCGTCGGCGATTAGGGCATACGACCGGCCGAAGATTCCTGCCAGCAGTTTGACAATCGCCAGCGCCACATTCACAGAAAGGCCCGCCATCGTGGCCCGAACGCTGCGCTGGAGGCGGTTCTGGTTCATATGATCGCGATGCCGTTGTCCGCGAAGGTCGCCGACAACTATTTTGCCAGGAGTGTCATGATCGCCTTCTGCACGTGCAGGCGGTTCTCCGCCTGGTCGAAGATTGTCTTCTGGTGCGCCTGAAAAACATCCGCCGTAATTTCCTTGCCGATATACGCCGGCAGGCAGTGCATTACGAGCGCGTCGGGCTTGGCCTGCTTGAGCACTGCGGCGTTCACCTGGTACGGGGCGAGAATCTTGAGTCGGACCGCCCCCTCGGCCTCCTTGCCCATCGAAACCCAAACGTCGGTGTAAAGCACGTCGGCGTTCTTCGCCGCCGCGTCGACGTCTTCGGTCACGTGAACGTTGCCGCCCGCGCGTTTCACCCATTCACTGCCGGGCTGGAAGTTTTTTGGCGCCGCCACCCAAATCTCCATGCCCGTCTTCGCCGCGCCGAAAAGCCAGGAGTTGGCTACATTGCACGCCCCGTCCCCGAAAAAGACGACTTTTTTGCCCTTCAATGCGCCGCGTTTCTCCACGACGGTGAAAAGGTCCGCGAGGATCTGGCAGGGATGCTCGTCATCGGTAAGCGCGTTGATCACAGGAATGGACCCCGCTCCGGCGAATTGTTCGACATCGCTCTGGGCGTACGTGCGGATGACGACGCCGTGAATGTAGCGCGACAGCACACGCGCCGTGTCGGCCACCGTTTCACCGCGGCCCATCTGGATATCATTCGTCGAAAGATACAGCGACGAACCGCCGAGTTCGCGGATGCCCACTTCAAAGCTGACCCGCGTGCGTGTGCTGGACTTGTTAAAGATCAGCGCCCACGACTGGCCCTTGAGCGGCTGCTTCTGCTTCGCCTTGCCGCGGCCCTTTTTGAATTCCCGCGCCAGCTTGAAGATGTCCGCGATCTCGCGACCGCTGAGTTGTTCCACTGTCAGTAAATGTTTCATGATTCGCCGGTCTGCTGAACTCTCACAGGTGTCGTCCGCTGATTCCGCTCTGCCGATACTTCCCCTCCTCGATCTGTTCTAACCACCGGTTGAGACGCGCGGCAATCTGTTCGGGCGTCTCCTTCATCAACGCCCAGCGCACTGTGACTGTGATGTCTTCATTGCTGACGTCCTCCAGGAAGATGCTGTTCGGCTCCATGTACTGGTTCCACATCATCAAAAAATGTTCCGAAGGTTTCTGTTCCCATGCAAAGCGCAACTTCTTCTCCTGCGCCGTGTCGATGGGCAACACCCGTTCGACATCCACCGTCTCCAAACATTTGCCAACCTTGCCATCCATTATTATCTCACTTGCTGTTCCCGTCCTGACAAAAGGCCCGCTCCATCTTTTCGACCGCTTCATCCACTTCCGCGCGTGTGATGTTCAACGGCGGCAGAAAGCGCACGACATTCGTGCCGGCCGCGATGCCAATCAATCCATGCTCGGCAAGTTTCAGCACCGCCGGACGCGCTTCCAGCGTCAACTCGACGCCGATCATCAATCCCAGCCCCCGCACTTCGCGAATGGCCGGACATTTTGCTGCCAATGCCTGTAATTTGCCAATGAAATACTGGCCCACTTCGCGCGCGTTGCGCAGTAGGTCATCACGGTCGAGCGCATCGAGCACTGCCAGCGCAACCGAGCAGGCCAGCGGAGTGCCGCCGAACGTCGTGCCGTGCGTACCCGGCCCCAACACGTCCGCGTATGGCCCGCGTATCCAAGCCGCAGCAATGGGAAATCCGCCGCCGAGACCCTTCGCCCACGAGATCGCGTCGGGCTGAACGTCGGAGGCAATGGAGCGGAATCCGCAAAAGTCTCCCGTGCGTCCTAGTCCGCATTGCACTTCGTCGAACATCAGCAATAGTTTTCGCTCGTCGCAAAGCCGCCGCAACCCGCGCAGAAACTCCGGTGTTGCGGGTCGAATCCCGCTTTCACCCTGGATCGGTTCGAGCAGGATCGCCGCGGTCTTCGGCCCGACGGCCTTCGCCACGGCATCGAGATCGTTGAACGGGACGTGACGAAATCCGTCCACGGGCGGCTCGAACCCATGCTTCACCTTCTCCTGCCCCGTCGCGCTGATCCCCGCAAGCGTGCGACCGTGAAAACTGTTCTGGAAGGTCAAAATCTCGTAACGCGAGCCGCTCTCGTTGCCAAACTTGCGGGCGAGTTTGAAGAGCGTCTCATTCGCCTCGGCCCCGCTATTGCAAAAAAAACATTTCCCCTCGACACCCACCAACTCGACGAGACGT from Verrucomicrobiia bacterium encodes the following:
- a CDS encoding lipoate--protein ligase family protein — encoded protein: MKYLDRTLHTPQENLAGDEALLDWCEEGPGDEILRFWEPHQHFVVLGYSNRTRAEVNLDSCKMLGVPVLRRCSGGGTVLQGPGCLNYALILKIHGDSPLTNIAEANAFIMNRNRNALNSLLDRKVLIQGHTDLTLQGVKFSGNSQRRKRHYLLFHGSFLLNLDLALVEQVLPMPSKQPQYRRSRAHKDFLTNLNLPAGDIKEAMKHAWNAVDVLEKIPEKHVEHLVQDKYAADAWNLKF
- a CDS encoding DUF5069 domain-containing protein, yielding MKIPGLRSPHEKLGDIVYFGRMLDKIRLHAQGKLPEDYHKALGGGFDGRCCSFLGVKYEDVVARVKLGGEDVDTLEWCFTNGRKPSPEEIEIWNSFLRKRGWRDDASQRLAERKKEFGISNRDDIQTFFDLLDIDEGNEIRAQ
- a CDS encoding type II secretion system protein GspG gives rise to the protein MGAFTVAHVSKHSQARHDVQVMALALDGFALENGSYPKGTRGEICRLLRGESINGQNPKKLDYVEALPTEMNGAGEFLDPWGEPYRISVDPKVRVYSCGPNRLDEHGDGDDIASWK
- a CDS encoding TRAP transporter TatT component family protein; this translates as MASRRAVLLLGALIVAACGCSSVGNVHTTDSQQPLALTTEEAQKAHTDGLALYNQQPRGLASVSTAARLLEQAARTLRDDYDAQWQAAQALAFLAENETREEFRKEAARRGVVLARQARALKTDGVEGCYWYALNVGLLADVDRSYGLSAVGEMETALKRAIELDERYDLAGPPRILGILHLRTPPPPTSVGSSRKGLRLLQHAVELFPDYPENYLYLAEALRDNDRADEAKEALRKVLEAKPWPDQQFESQQWKTEALKLRDRLDKP
- a CDS encoding PhnD/SsuA/transferrin family substrate-binding protein codes for the protein MATMSIGVAARAEGPRPFLFLKTGEKFATQEIAAPTVSGLTAYIGEKVAGATNAFEPRVMNDPVKAAEFSGKSKPALGIVTAGFYLTYAKALGMEPLLETKRAGVKEERYVLVTKKDGAEDLAKLEGKTITTPLAGEQRYVIGVVLQGKLGEEIRLQQTLDVEGAVFDLAESSKKAADAVLLETGAWALFKDDPDSGQKLKVVYQSEELPRDLVVVFGPKSEAVNLDKLKQVLKDMNGGEEGQKVLQSIRVESFTDIDSGKLSKAEKLFYGK
- the hpnD gene encoding presqualene diphosphate synthase HpnD — protein: MSVSLEESYARCRRIARQTGKNFYYSFLVMPREKRAAMCAIYAFMRRSDDIADSTANPAVALDALRQWRAQVDAAFNGEQTTDPTLPALVDTVRRYKIPQSHFHELLDGTEMDQTTTRYATFDDLYKYCYRVASAVGLVVLPIFGFQDKAALAPAEACGIAFQLTNILRDVKEDARMGRIYLPLEDLRRFGVSEDDILNALATPQFLELMKFEANRAHGFYKKAQPLLNMIDADSRGTLAVMIAIYGRILRKIEESNFAVFDGRMRLSAAEKLWIVSKNWMGHRP
- a CDS encoding cation diffusion facilitator family transporter, giving the protein MNQNRLQRSVRATMAGLSVNVALAIVKLLAGIFGRSYALIADAIESMADAASSVIVWRAVVIAEKPADKDHPYGHGKAEAIATAAVAVMLLGAALFICARSAGEIRTPHRAPAAYTLFVLLGVVLVKEGLFRFVGRVGEEVGSGAVKADAWHHRSDAITSAAAALGISISLVGGEAYRAADDWAAIFAAVIIAFNGYRLLRPALDELMDAAPKEDIAGLARTVALRVNGVRGVEKCFARKMGYGYWLDMHVEVDGGLTVAVAHELSHTVKDAIRAKLPRVLDVTIHIEPHAHSVVTH
- the argF gene encoding ornithine carbamoyltransferase; translated protein: MKHLLTVEQLSGREIADIFKLAREFKKGRGKAKQKQPLKGQSWALIFNKSSTRTRVSFEVGIRELGGSSLYLSTNDIQMGRGETVADTARVLSRYIHGVVIRTYAQSDVEQFAGAGSIPVINALTDDEHPCQILADLFTVVEKRGALKGKKVVFFGDGACNVANSWLFGAAKTGMEIWVAAPKNFQPGSEWVKRAGGNVHVTEDVDAAAKNADVLYTDVWVSMGKEAEGAVRLKILAPYQVNAAVLKQAKPDALVMHCLPAYIGKEITADVFQAHQKTIFDQAENRLHVQKAIMTLLAK
- a CDS encoding acetylornithine transaminase gives rise to the protein MNRAEIIGLFDRYVVPSYARYPLVFAHGKGARVWDADGKEYLDFGGGIAVNLLGHSAMAEILAKQASVLVHASNLYYTEPQGRLAKRLVELVGVEGKCFFCNSGAEANETLFKLARKFGNESGSRYEILTFQNSFHGRTLAGISATGQEKVKHGFEPPVDGFRHVPFNDLDAVAKAVGPKTAAILLEPIQGESGIRPATPEFLRGLRRLCDERKLLLMFDEVQCGLGRTGDFCGFRSIASDVQPDAISWAKGLGGGFPIAAAWIRGPYADVLGPGTHGTTFGGTPLACSVALAVLDALDRDDLLRNAREVGQYFIGKLQALAAKCPAIREVRGLGLMIGVELTLEARPAVLKLAEHGLIGIAAGTNVVRFLPPLNITRAEVDEAVEKMERAFCQDGNSK